The genomic DNA GGCCTGGACCCGCGCCTGAGCAACAGCGAGGGGGGGTATTTCGGCGACAGCGAGCGGGAAGTCTGTCTTATCTCGTCGAAAGGGCTCGCCCACGCTTACAAGCAGACGCGTTGCTCATTCGGCGTGTATGTCATCGCCGGCGAGGGTGACAACATGCAGAGCGGCGGCTGGTCGAGCTCCAAGCGTTTCTTCGCGGAGCTGGAACCGATCGAGCTCGTCGCCAAAATGGCGGTGCAGCGGGCCGTCGAAATGCTCGGCGCGAAGCCGGTCGGCACTCAGGTGGTGCCGGTAGTTTTCGATCGCTATTATGCCGCGCCTTCTTTCTGGATGGGCATCCTCTCCGCCATGAACGGGGACGCGGTCTTTCGCAAGACCACGTTCATGACCGGGCAGCTGGGCCAGGTCATCGCCTCCGCCCTCGTCACCCTGGCCGATGACCCCACCATCCTGCGCTTCATCTCCTCTGCTCCATGCGACGGCGAGGGGCGCGTCACCCAGAAGAATATCATCGTCGACAAGGGCGTGTTGAAGATGTTCCTCTACGACTCGCAGACCGCCCGCAAGGCCGGCGTCGTTGTCCCCACCATGGCCAATCGCGGCGGCTATCGCAGCTTGCCCTATGCCGGCATCCTCAATGTGGTCGTCGAGAACGGCGAAACAACCCCGGCCGCCCTGATCCAGGATATCAAGGAGGGACTCTATTTCAAGGGCATGCGCAGCTCGGGCACCGATGCCACCACCGGCAGCTTTTCCGCAGGCGCCAGCGGCTTCTGGATCAAGGACGGCGCCCTCGCTTTTCCAGTGGACGGGGTGACCCTCGGCGGATCGACCCTAGAGATCCTGAAGAACATCGACCGGATGGGCAACGACCGCGATATGCGCGGGCGGCTCAACAGCCCCTCTTTCCGCGTCTCCGCCATCACCGTGGGAGGAAAAAAGGCCTGATCGATCCCCGCGCGAGGGAAAGAGAGGGCGGAAGTCAGATTTTTTTTGGGCAAGCCCTCGATTTTGTGACTTCAGGACTGGCTGGACCAATTTGTGATTGACTGTTCTTCCCCGGCATCGAGATCCTTATGATTTTTTTTTGAATTCGATCAGCTCGATGGGCGCGCCGTCGTGCAGGACCATGGCGGCGCGAACGCCGGCCGAGGGGGCGCCGGACGGGCAGAGAATCTCCAAGCCGCATTCCGTCAGCTCCTTGTCCAAATCGTCGACTTCGAAGGCGATATGCGGGATCGTCCTGACCCGGGCATCGACCGGGCAATCGTCGTCGAAGCGCATCCACTCGATGCCGAAGGGGCTGGTTTTAAAACCCGAGACGTGGATTTTCAAATGGGGCAGGTGGACCTCGCCCGGTTTGGCTTCCTTGGTCGGGATGCCCAGGTGGTGGTAGCGCCAGCCCAGCTTCGCGGTCACGTGCGGCGGCTCGTGGTCTTTTCGTTTAATGTTTTTCATTGCGCTTTTCTCCAGCCTGTCGTCGCTCTATTTTAGGGACAGAAAGGGGGGAAGTCAATTCATGGGCTATAGCGAGGCCTCAAGTACGCGGCAGGCAGCATAGTGGTTTCAATGCCGATTTTCCCCCGGCCGGCGCATTGAATCCTGTTGACATTTTGCCAATCCTGTCATAAAATATCGCTTTGGGGAAGATCGTTTTTCCTTAACAAATAAATTTAATTGATCAAGGGCGGAGGCAGCATATGTTTTTTAATTGGAAAAAAAATGAGGCCGTTCTAAAAAAGACGGTAAAAAGATGTAAGGAACGAGGCGTCGTCATACCGACCTTCGCGGAGCAGAAAAATCCCGCCGGCATTCCCGATAAAATCAAAAACAAACTCAAGGACGTCGGACTCTGGGATGTGGAGCCCGTGAATCTGTTCCGCATTACCTGGAAGAATAACCCCAGGGAGAATGGCGGCAATGGATTGTTCGGCGATGTGAATTACGTTGAAATTCCTCAAGAGCTGACCGGCGTGAAAGCCAGAATAATCGGTTTGACGGGCAAGTGGTTTCCTACGGGCGCCCATAAGGTCGGAGCCGCCTTCGGCTGCCTGGTGCCCAGGCTGGTTACCGGGCAGTTCGATCCCGCCACGCAAAAAGCCGTCTGGCCTTCAACTGGAAATTACTGCCGCGGCGGTGCCTTCGACTGTTCCCTGCTGGCTTGCGACGCCATTGCCATTTTGCCGCAGGATATGAGCAAGGAAAGATTTGCTTGGCTCAAGAAAATCAATACCAGCGAGATCATCGCCACGCCCGGCTGCGAATCGAATGTCAAGGAAATTTATGACAAATGCTGGGAATTGAGAAAAGAGCGGGGCGATAAGATCGTTATTTTCAACCAGTTTGATGAATTCGGCAATGCGCTCTGGCACTATGAAATCACCGGTTCGGCCATCGAAGAAGTTTTTAACAAGGTCAAGAACGAAAGATCCAGGCTGGCCGCATATGTTTCGGCGACCGGCTCGGCCGGGACGATCGGTGCCGGGGAATATTTGAAGAAGATTTGTCCAACGATAAAAATCGGGGCCACGGAAGCGCTGCAATGTCCCACCCTCTATTTGAACGGTTTCGGGGGGCACCGGATCGAGGGCATCGGGGACAAGCACGTGCCCTGGATCCATAATGTCCGGAATACGGACAATGTCATCGCCATCGATGATGAAAACACCATGCGGGTTTTGCGACTATTCAATGAACCCGCGGGCAAAAAAATACTGGCCAAGGAAGGCCTTGACGAAGCATTCATT from Candidatus Aminicenantes bacterium includes the following:
- a CDS encoding TldD/PmbA family protein, whose product is MDFKKLGEMIIKKARKWGAHEAEAFLERTKNFDVSVRKGEIETLQKSVSQGLGLRIFVNRQLGFSYTSDLSEKSLDDTVRKTIELARVCEPKPWQGLLDLAPGFLPDLDLFDPALAAVNDEKKIAIARECEKTALGLDPRLSNSEGGYFGDSEREVCLISSKGLAHAYKQTRCSFGVYVIAGEGDNMQSGGWSSSKRFFAELEPIELVAKMAVQRAVEMLGAKPVGTQVVPVVFDRYYAAPSFWMGILSAMNGDAVFRKTTFMTGQLGQVIASALVTLADDPTILRFISSAPCDGEGRVTQKNIIVDKGVLKMFLYDSQTARKAGVVVPTMANRGGYRSLPYAGILNVVVENGETTPAALIQDIKEGLYFKGMRSSGTDATTGSFSAGASGFWIKDGALAFPVDGVTLGGSTLEILKNIDRMGNDRDMRGRLNSPSFRVSAITVGGKKA
- a CDS encoding pyridoxal-phosphate dependent enzyme, whose translation is MFFNWKKNEAVLKKTVKRCKERGVVIPTFAEQKNPAGIPDKIKNKLKDVGLWDVEPVNLFRITWKNNPRENGGNGLFGDVNYVEIPQELTGVKARIIGLTGKWFPTGAHKVGAAFGCLVPRLVTGQFDPATQKAVWPSTGNYCRGGAFDCSLLACDAIAILPQDMSKERFAWLKKINTSEIIATPGCESNVKEIYDKCWELRKERGDKIVIFNQFDEFGNALWHYEITGSAIEEVFNKVKNERSRLAAYVSATGSAGTIGAGEYLKKICPTIKIGATEALQCPTLYLNGFGGHRIEGIGDKHVPWIHNVRNTDNVIAIDDENTMRVLRLFNEPAGKKILAKEGLDEAFIEKLPLLGISSICNLVGSIKMAKYYDLDENDVIFTIFTDSAAMYESRLRELEAERGKYGDNHAMMDLDRYLRGVGIDWIKELNYYERKALHNLKYFTWVEQQGRAVEDLEALWRPDTWKEIFEGTADKFDKLIKEFNKEVEA